The following nucleotide sequence is from Futiania mangrovi.
GGTATGGGCTCGGGCTATGCAGGCGTGGAGAACGAGCTGTTCTTCCGCGACAACACGATGATGCTGTTTGCCGACGCCAAGAAGATGGTGGAGGCGATCGTCCGCGACCTCTGACCCGCGGCGAAAGCGCACAGCCACGCGAAACGCCGGGCCTGGGAGCGATCCAGGGCCCGGCGTTCTGCGTAGGAACCTTCCGAACGAGAACACAACGAACGGGAGTGGATGCAATGTTTCTCACCGGATGGGCCGGATCGGCCGCGGGTGCATGGGCCGCCGTGGGCCTCGTGGTCACGGGCCTTCTCAGCGCCGCTGTCGTCGGGCTGGTGCTCACCGGCCCGCTCGAAGCGGCACATGGGGGGGTGGAGCAGGACGCGGCGGGGGTGCCTGCTGCCGCGTCCTCCGATCCCTGGAGCCATTTCGAGTGACCCGATGGGCACAAGGGGCGGAAATGAAAAAGGCCAGCGCAAGCTGGCCTTTGACGTTTTCAGTGAAGGAGCGTTCCGGCGCGCGCGCCGGGCCCGGCCTTAGAGCAGACCTTCGCGCTGCGCCCGCTTCCGCGCCAGCTTCCGCGCCCGGCGGACAGCCTCGGCCTTTTCACGGGCCCGCTTTTCCGACGGCTTCTCGTAATGATTGCGGAGCTTCATCTCGCGGAAGATGCCCTCACGCTGCATTTTCTTCTTCAGCGCCTTGAGAGCCTGGTCGACGTTGTTGTCGCGAACGATGACTTGCACGTTGTTTCCTTCACCCGCCTTTCTGTACGTGGGCGCGGCTTATAGCAAAGGCGGAACGGCCTGTCCACATGCTGCGTGCGGAGCGGGAGAGGCAATCCGCCGCTTTTCCTCGCGCTCCCGGCGGCCTAGTGTTCACCCCATCGAGTGTCCCCGGCGCCCGGGGGAGGAGAGACGATGACCGACCCGCACCTCGACGTGAAGCGCGCGATTCTCGCCGCCGCCGTGGCCCACGCAGGCTTCGACGGCTGGACCGATGCGACCTTGTGCGCCGCGGCCGCAGAAGCCGGCGTGAGCGCTGGCCGGGCGCGGCTCGCCTTTCCGGCGGGTGCGCCCGATCTCGTGGCCTTCTATGTCGCGGAGGCCGACCGGCGCATGGTCGAGGCGTTGCGGGAAAAGGACTTGCCCACGATGAAGATCCGGGAGCGGATCACGACCGCCATCCGGACGCGGCTGGAGCAGGCGGAGGGAGAACGGGACGCGGTGCGCCGGGCGGCCGCGCTCTTGGCCCTGCCGCAGAACGCGGGGCTGTCGCTGCGCTCGCTCTATGGCACCGTGGACGCCATGTGGCGCGCGGCGGGCGACGCCTCCACCGACCACAATTTCTACACCAAGCGCCTGACGCTGGCGGCCGTCTATTCGTCCGTGCTGCTCTACTGGCTGGGCGACGACAGCGAGGGGCGGCAGGCGACCTGGGCCTTCCTCGACCGGCGCATCCAGAACGTCATGGACTTCGAGAAGTTCAAGGCGCGCCTGCCCGATCTCGGCGGCGTGGCCGAGGCGCCGCTGCGCCTCCTGGGCGCGCTGCGCTATGCCGGGGCCGCGCGCCGTCCCGTGCGGTCGGTCGTACCCCGGCCCGGCGCGCGTCGCTGACCGGAGCGCTTGCGCGCTACCAGCCCAGCGCGGCGAGCAGCACGGCGACCGTCATGTAGATCAGGATCAGCACGCCGACGGTCCAGAAGGTCGCGCGCACGTCATGGGTCTGCGCCGTCGCATAGGCGGCGAAGTGCAGCAGCCGCGAGGCCACATAGCCATAGAGCACCACCTGCGCCATCAGCAGCGACGGCCCGGTCAGCACGTAGAGAAATCCCGCCACGAGGAAGAACGGCACGTTCTCGAGGTCGTTCATGTGGATGCGCCGCATACGCTCCACCCGCTCGTCCGGGGCAAGCTGCTTCGGGTCCGGTGCCGGGTTCAGCGGGGTCTTGCGCAGATCCTCCGGCGCCCGGTAGCCGCCCTTCACCTGCATCATGCGCAGGACAGTCAGCCAGGCCATCGCAAGCGTCTTGAGAATCATCAGCGCCGCGGCGATCGCATAGGTCGCGAACACCGGGTCGTCCAGGCTGAACTGTGTCATCGCGGTATACCCCCCTCGCCCCCTGATGGAGCCGGGGCAGGATAGCACCTTTCGGCTCTAGCCTTGTCGCGCTCCGGACGAGGGTCCCGTCAGGCGCGTGACATGCCCCATCTTGCGGCCCGCACGCGCCTCCGCCTTGCCATAGAGGTGCAGCGCCGCGCCGGGTTCCGCCACGATCTCGCGCCAGGCGTGCGCCTCGTTCCCGATCAGGTTGGTCATCACCGCGCCCGAATGGCGGGCGGGCGACCCCAGCGGCCAGCCGCAGACGGCGCGGACATGCTGCTCGAACTGGCTGACGGCGCAAGCCTCCAGCGTCCAGTGGCCGGAGTTGTGGACGCGCGGCGCGATCTCGTTGACCAGCAGGCCGCCGTCGCGGGCCACGAACATCTCCACGCCCATGACGCCCACATAGTCGAGCGCGGTTGCGATGGCCTCCGCCATGCGCACCGCCTCCGCCGCCTGCGCGGTCGTCAGCGCCGACGGCACGGTCGAGGTGTGTAGGATGTGGTTGCGGTGGACGTTCTCCACGGGGTCATAGGCCGCCACCGCGCCGTCCACGCCCCGCGCGACGATCACGGAGACCTCGCGCGCGAAGTCGACGAAGCCCTCGAGGATTGCGGGCGCGGACCCGATCTCCCGCATCGCGGCGTCGAATGCAGCCGGATCGCTTGCGCTGAGCTTCGCCTGCCCCTTGCCGTCGTAGCCGAACTGCCGGGTCTTCAGGATCGCCGGCGTGCCGATCAGCGCGGCTGCCCGCGCCAGGTCCATCGGCTTGTCGACGGCCTGAAAGGGGGCCGTCCCGATGCCGAGACCGTTGACGAAGGTCTTTTCGTTCAACCGGTCGCGGGCGATGGCGAAGGCACGCGCGCCAGGCCGTACCGGGACGATGGGCGCGAGCGCATCGAGCGCGGCGTCGGGCACGTTCTCGAACTCGACCGTCACCACGTCGGCGGCATCGGCCAATGCGTCGAGCGCCTCGCGGTCGGTGTAGTCCCCGCGGATATGGCGGCATACCTGGCCTGCGGGGGGATCGGCCTCGGGCGCCAGCACGACCGCGCGGATGCCGAGGCGGGCGGCCGCCAGTGCGATCATGCGGCCCAGCTGTCCGCCGCCGAGGATCCCGAGGGTGCCGCCGGGCGGGACCGGCGCCGTATCATGCCTCATCGCTGGGCGCCTCCGCGACCGCCGCCGTCCGCTCCGCCCGCCATTGCGCGAGCCGGGCCCCGACCTCCGCGTTGCCGAGCGCGACGATGGAGGCCGCCATCAGCCCCGCATTGGTCGCGCCCGCAGCCCCGATGGCCAGCGTGCCGACCGGCACGCCCGCGGGCATCTGGACGATGGAGAGCAGGCTGTCGAGACCGGAGAGCGTCCGGCTCTGCACCGGCACGCCGAGGACGGGGAGCGTGGTCAGGCTCGCCACCATGCCGGGCAGGTGGGCGGCGCCACCCGCGCCCGCTACGATCACCTTGAGGCCGCGCGCCTGTGCCGATTTCGCGTAGTCATAGAGCCGTTCGGGCGTGCGGTGTGCGGAGACGATGCGGATCTCGTGCGCGACGCCCAGTTCGGCGAGCACGTCGGAAGCCGCCTTCATCGTCGTCCAGTCGGACTGCGAGCCCATGATGACGCCGACGTCGATGCTGGCCGCGGTCATGGCGTGTTCCCCTCTGGCACCGGCGTGTGCAGGCCCGCCACGGCCCCGATCGCCCGGAAAGCGCGGGAGTATAGGGGCAGAGGCGCGGTGTGCAAGGGGCTGGCGGATGCGCGGGCCGTGCGGGGAGTGCTCAGGCGATGATGTCCGGCGTGATCTGGTCCTCGATGCGCACGATCTCGTCGCGCAGCATCAGCTTGCGCTTCTTCAGGCGCCGGATCTGAAGCTCGTCGCGCAGGCTTGCCGTCTCCAGCGCACGGATCGCATCGTCGAGGTCGCGGTGCTCCTGTTTCACGATTTCGAGGCGGGCCCTCAGCACGTCCTGTTCGTCCATGATTCTTCCCGCAAAAGCCTCCACCCCACGCGCCCTTAGTGCTAGCCCGGAACGCTCCGCGCGTCCATCATCTCCCGCGTGCATCAGGGTTTTCCGGCACGGGGGAGGAGGCAGCATGGAGATACCGGAAGGGACGCTGTGGCGCTTTGCGGTGGCGCTCTACGGCCAGCCGGGCGTAGCCGACGATTGCCTTGCCCTGCAGGACCGGTACGGGGCCGCGGTCACGGTGATCCTCTGGCTCGCGTGGGCGTGGGCGGAAGCGCGCCCGGTGCCGGTGGGGGAGGCGCGGGGCGATCTGCTCGCGCGAATTGGCGCCTGGCGGGCCGTCGCGACGGACCCCTTGCGCGCTGTGCGCCGCGCGATGAAACCGCACGAGGACGACCTGCCCCTTGGGGCCGAGGCGCGCGCGGCGGTCAAGGCGGCGGAGCTTGCCTGCGAGCGGGCCGAGCTTGCGCTGCTCGAAGCCGGGACGGGCAGCAGCGGGCGGACCTTCGCGACACTGGAGGAGGCTGTGGCCGCGGCGCGCGCCACCCTGCCGCAGGACGGCGGTGGTGCGGAAGACCTCCTGCGGCGGATCTTCGTCGCGGCCGCCCATGCCCGATAGCGGCGGTCAGTCCTTCCGCGGCCCCTTGCGCCTGCCCTTGGTCAGGTCCTCGCCCCACCGCTTCACGTCCGGCACGGCGATGCCGAAGAGGTCGAGCGCGCGTCCGGCAGCCTGCGTCACGACCTCGTCCATCGTCTCGAGCCCCGCATAGAAGGCCGGCACGGGGGGCGCCACCACGGCGCCCATCTCGGTTACCGCGACCATGTTGCGCAGGTGGCCGAGATGCAGCGGCGTCTCCCGCGCCACGAGGACGAGGCGGCGGCGCTCCTTCAGCGTCACGTCGGCGGCGCGGGTCAGCAGGTTCGAGGTCACGCCGGTGGCGATCTCCGCCAGCGTGCGCATGGAGCAGGGGGCGACGATCATGCCCATGGTCGCAAACGAACCCGAGGCGAGCGCCGCACCCACGTCCTCCACCTTGTAGACGGTGTGGGCAAGCGCATGAACGTCCGCCGGCTTGCGGCCGGTCTCGTACCCGATGGTCATGTCGGCTGCATGGGTCGTGACGAGGTGCGCCTCGACCCCTGCGTGGGCCAGCATTTCAAGCACCCGCACGCCGATCGCCACGCCCGATGCGCCAGAGATACCGACGATCAATCTTTTGCCGTTCATGATGGGCAACCTCACTGGCGGGAGTCCGTATCCATGCCCATTTCCAATCGAGGGCATGTGGTGCTCTACTGGTTACATCAGCAATGGGAGGCATATCATGAGCCTGGAGTCGCACATCCATCAGCTTTCCCGCAAGCACGCCGAACTGGAGCGTTGCCTCGCCGAGGAGGAGAACCGCCCGGCGGCCGATACCCGGCGCATTGCGGAGATCAAGCGTGAGAAGCTGCGGCTGAAGGACGAGATTGCCCGCCTGACGCATCACTGAGGCTTTCGGGCGCAATGCCGGGCCCCACAGATTGGGGCTCGGCAAGCCCGCCTGCGATCGCGTAGCATCCCCCCGCTGACGGCTAACCGGACACGGGGAAAACAGCATCATGTCGCTCAAGGATCATGCCGCGATCGTCACCGGCGGCGCGAAGGGGATAGGCCGCGCCATCGTCGAGCGATTCGCCCGCGACGGCGCACGGCTCGTCATCGCGGACACGGACGAGGGCGCAGGCGAAAAGCTGCGCGAGGAAATCGTCGAGGCGGGCGGAGAGGCGATTTTCATCGATTGCGACGTTTCGGACCGGCTGGATGTCCACAATCTCGTGGCGGCCGCGATCGACGCCTATGGCCGCATCGACACGCTCGTGAACAACGCCGGGATCATCGCCGGGGCCGACTTCCTCGACTACAAGGAAGATGATTTCGACCGGGTGCTGGCGGTCAACCTGAAGGGCCCCTTCCTCGTCGGCCAGGCGGTCGCCCGCCAGATGGTCAAGCAGATCGCGGAGGAGGAAACGAAGCCCCGCGACGTACGCGCGGCCATCGTCAACATGTCCTCGGTCAACGCGGTTCTGGCGATCCCGAACCAGCTCGCCTATGTGACTTCGAAGGGCGGGCTGAACCAGATGACCAAGGTCATGGCGCTGTCGCTCGCGCCGCATGGCATCCGGGTCAACGCGATCGGGCCGGGCTCGATCCAGACCGACGTGCTGAAGGCGGTGATGGGGGACGAGGCCGCCAAGCGGAAGATCCTGTCGCGCACGCCCATCGGGCGCATCGGCCAGCCGGAGGAGATCGCGGAACTGGCGGCCTTCCTCGCATCGCCGGCGGCAAGTTATCTCACGGGCACCTGCATCTATGCCGACGGCGGACGGATGGGCCTCAATTATCTCATGCCGACCGACGAGGAGTAGGCGCGCTTGCGCGACGGACGTGGCGGGCGGGAGCCATCTCCCCTCTGGCTGAAGGCGAGCCCGGTCATCTTCCTGCTGATCTGGTCGGGCGGCTTCGGCTTTGCGAAGATGGGGCTGGAACATGCAGAGCCCCTGACCCTTCTGGCGCTGCGCTACGCGCTGGTGCTGGCGGTGCTGGCGCCCGCTGCCCTGCTGTTGCGCCCCCCGCTGCCGCCGAGC
It contains:
- a CDS encoding YdcH family protein — encoded protein: MDEQDVLRARLEIVKQEHRDLDDAIRALETASLRDELQIRRLKKRKLMLRDEIVRIEDQITPDIIA
- the rpsU gene encoding 30S ribosomal protein S21; the protein is MQVIVRDNNVDQALKALKKKMQREGIFREMKLRNHYEKPSEKRAREKAEAVRRARKLARKRAQREGLL
- a CDS encoding 5-(carboxyamino)imidazole ribonucleotide synthase — protein: MRHDTAPVPPGGTLGILGGGQLGRMIALAAARLGIRAVVLAPEADPPAGQVCRHIRGDYTDREALDALADAADVVTVEFENVPDAALDALAPIVPVRPGARAFAIARDRLNEKTFVNGLGIGTAPFQAVDKPMDLARAAALIGTPAILKTRQFGYDGKGQAKLSASDPAAFDAAMREIGSAPAILEGFVDFAREVSVIVARGVDGAVAAYDPVENVHRNHILHTSTVPSALTTAQAAEAVRMAEAIATALDYVGVMGVEMFVARDGGLLVNEIAPRVHNSGHWTLEACAVSQFEQHVRAVCGWPLGSPARHSGAVMTNLIGNEAHAWREIVAEPGAALHLYGKAEARAGRKMGHVTRLTGPSSGARQG
- a CDS encoding MAPEG family protein yields the protein MTQFSLDDPVFATYAIAAALMILKTLAMAWLTVLRMMQVKGGYRAPEDLRKTPLNPAPDPKQLAPDERVERMRRIHMNDLENVPFFLVAGFLYVLTGPSLLMAQVVLYGYVASRLLHFAAYATAQTHDVRATFWTVGVLILIYMTVAVLLAALGW
- a CDS encoding UbiX family flavin prenyltransferase, with the translated sequence MNGKRLIVGISGASGVAIGVRVLEMLAHAGVEAHLVTTHAADMTIGYETGRKPADVHALAHTVYKVEDVGAALASGSFATMGMIVAPCSMRTLAEIATGVTSNLLTRAADVTLKERRRLVLVARETPLHLGHLRNMVAVTEMGAVVAPPVPAFYAGLETMDEVVTQAAGRALDLFGIAVPDVKRWGEDLTKGRRKGPRKD
- the purE gene encoding 5-(carboxyamino)imidazole ribonucleotide mutase, encoding MTAASIDVGVIMGSQSDWTTMKAASDVLAELGVAHEIRIVSAHRTPERLYDYAKSAQARGLKVIVAGAGGAAHLPGMVASLTTLPVLGVPVQSRTLSGLDSLLSIVQMPAGVPVGTLAIGAAGATNAGLMAASIVALGNAEVGARLAQWRAERTAAVAEAPSDEA
- a CDS encoding COQ9 family protein; amino-acid sequence: MTDPHLDVKRAILAAAVAHAGFDGWTDATLCAAAAEAGVSAGRARLAFPAGAPDLVAFYVAEADRRMVEALREKDLPTMKIRERITTAIRTRLEQAEGERDAVRRAAALLALPQNAGLSLRSLYGTVDAMWRAAGDASTDHNFYTKRLTLAAVYSSVLLYWLGDDSEGRQATWAFLDRRIQNVMDFEKFKARLPDLGGVAEAPLRLLGALRYAGAARRPVRSVVPRPGARR
- a CDS encoding SDR family NAD(P)-dependent oxidoreductase, whose translation is MSLKDHAAIVTGGAKGIGRAIVERFARDGARLVIADTDEGAGEKLREEIVEAGGEAIFIDCDVSDRLDVHNLVAAAIDAYGRIDTLVNNAGIIAGADFLDYKEDDFDRVLAVNLKGPFLVGQAVARQMVKQIAEEETKPRDVRAAIVNMSSVNAVLAIPNQLAYVTSKGGLNQMTKVMALSLAPHGIRVNAIGPGSIQTDVLKAVMGDEAAKRKILSRTPIGRIGQPEEIAELAAFLASPAASYLTGTCIYADGGRMGLNYLMPTDEE
- a CDS encoding YdcH family protein, giving the protein MSLESHIHQLSRKHAELERCLAEEENRPAADTRRIAEIKREKLRLKDEIARLTHH
- a CDS encoding TIGR02444 family protein, encoding MEIPEGTLWRFAVALYGQPGVADDCLALQDRYGAAVTVILWLAWAWAEARPVPVGEARGDLLARIGAWRAVATDPLRAVRRAMKPHEDDLPLGAEARAAVKAAELACERAELALLEAGTGSSGRTFATLEEAVAAARATLPQDGGGAEDLLRRIFVAAAHAR